One genomic segment of Vibrio sp. SCSIO 43136 includes these proteins:
- the fliS gene encoding flagellar export chaperone FliS, producing the protein MRGSLQAYKKVSVDSQLSAASPHKIIQMLMAGAIERLIQGKAAMMQGNIAMKGERLGKGLDIIISLRSCLSMDDGGDIAKNLDQLYEFMINQVTVANSKNDPQPIDDVIEIIREIKSAWDQIPSEFHNLTAAEIGR; encoded by the coding sequence ATGCGAGGTTCGTTACAGGCTTACAAAAAGGTTTCAGTAGACAGTCAGTTGTCTGCAGCCTCTCCGCACAAGATCATCCAAATGTTGATGGCTGGTGCGATTGAACGCCTGATCCAGGGTAAAGCGGCAATGATGCAGGGCAACATTGCGATGAAAGGGGAACGTTTAGGTAAGGGCCTTGATATTATTATCAGTTTGCGCTCATGCCTGTCGATGGACGATGGCGGTGATATCGCTAAGAACCTTGACCAGCTTTACGAATTCATGATCAATCAGGTGACAGTGGCAAACAGTAAGAATGACCCTCAGCCAATTGATGATGTGATTGAAATCATCCGAGAAATCAAATCTGCATGGGATCAAATCCCATCGGAGTTTCACAATTTGACCGCTGCAGAAATAGGTCGCTGA
- a CDS encoding sigma-54 dependent transcriptional regulator, which yields MQQGLAKLLVIEDDQQVKHDLGIILEFIGENITAVSSEHIDSVDLAKPWAGCILGSIDSADAAKVISQKLRKAVHIPLLTLDTPSIKVEDFPHFVGELQQPLNYPQLSDALRHCQEFLGRKGSSLSPASRKNTLFRSLVGQSGGIQEVRHLIEQVAGTEANVLILGESGTGKEVVARNIHYHSERRDGPFVPINCGAIPPDLLESELFGHEKGAFTGAITARKGRFELADGGTLFLDEIGDMPMPMQVKLLRVLQERCFERVGGNATVKANVRVVAATHRNLETMIDDGGFREDLFYRLNVFPIDMPALKERKEDIPLLLKELMTRMEAEGAQNICFTPRAINSLMEHDWPGNVRELANLVERMIILFPNSLVDVNHLPTKYRYSDIPEFQPENQISIKSIEEQEQDALADIFSEDFSFDAADDVPDGVDSPQELPPEGVNLKELLAEVEINMINQALDAQGGVVARAADMLGMRRTTLVEKMRKYNLNR from the coding sequence ATGCAGCAGGGCTTGGCAAAGTTGTTGGTTATTGAAGATGACCAGCAAGTGAAACACGATTTAGGGATAATTCTAGAGTTTATTGGGGAAAATATTACCGCAGTAAGCTCAGAGCATATTGATAGCGTTGACTTGGCCAAACCTTGGGCTGGGTGCATTCTTGGTTCTATTGATAGTGCGGATGCTGCCAAGGTTATTAGTCAAAAACTGCGTAAAGCGGTCCATATTCCATTGCTGACGCTTGATACACCGAGTATCAAGGTCGAAGACTTTCCTCATTTCGTCGGAGAGCTACAACAGCCTCTCAACTACCCTCAGCTAAGTGATGCCCTGCGCCATTGCCAAGAGTTTCTGGGACGCAAGGGCAGTAGTTTAAGCCCTGCCAGTCGTAAAAATACCCTGTTCCGCAGCCTAGTGGGCCAAAGTGGTGGTATCCAAGAGGTTCGCCACTTAATCGAGCAAGTGGCGGGGACGGAAGCTAACGTGCTTATCCTTGGTGAGTCTGGTACGGGTAAAGAAGTGGTAGCGCGTAATATTCATTACCATTCTGAACGTCGTGACGGGCCTTTTGTACCAATTAATTGTGGCGCTATTCCACCTGACTTGCTTGAAAGCGAACTGTTTGGTCATGAGAAAGGTGCATTTACCGGGGCAATTACCGCACGTAAAGGGCGATTTGAACTGGCGGATGGCGGTACACTGTTCTTGGACGAAATAGGCGATATGCCGATGCCAATGCAGGTAAAACTGCTGCGTGTACTACAAGAGCGCTGTTTTGAACGCGTAGGCGGTAATGCCACAGTAAAAGCCAATGTGCGAGTGGTTGCGGCTACTCACCGTAACCTAGAGACCATGATTGATGATGGCGGTTTCCGTGAAGACTTGTTCTATCGTTTAAATGTGTTCCCAATCGACATGCCTGCGCTTAAAGAGCGTAAAGAAGATATTCCATTGCTGCTCAAAGAGCTGATGACTCGTATGGAAGCTGAAGGGGCACAAAACATTTGCTTTACGCCAAGAGCCATTAACTCCTTAATGGAGCACGATTGGCCTGGCAACGTTCGCGAGTTGGCGAACTTGGTCGAGCGAATGATCATCTTATTCCCTAACAGCTTGGTCGATGTGAATCATTTACCGACTAAGTATCGTTACAGCGATATTCCTGAATTTCAGCCAGAGAACCAAATCTCAATCAAGTCCATTGAGGAGCAAGAGCAAGACGCCCTTGCCGATATTTTCTCTGAAGATTTTAGTTTTGATGCCGCTGACGACGTGCCTGATGGTGTCGATTCACCGCAAGAGTTACCGCCAGAAGGGGTCAACCTCAAAGAGCTACTTGCAGAAGTAGAAATCAATATGATCAACCAAGCCCTAGATGCCCAAGGTGGGGTAGTGGCTCGTGCGGCCGACATGCTGGGCATGCGTCGCACAACTTTGGTTGAAAAAATGCGCAAATACAATCTGAATCGCTAA
- a CDS encoding ATP-binding protein — MPSNENLPTLGTLEEQVTRYKQVLDVMPAGVILLDTQGVICEVNPEAQRLLEVPLLGQRWFEVIQAAFAPQEDDGHEISLRNGRKVRLAISASSTGQLILVTDLTETRLLQARVGDLQRLSSLGRMVASLAHQVRTPLSSAMLYASNLSAPNLAQPTRERFQTKLMDRLHDLEKQVNDMLLFAKGGDNKVIKPFTCQQLLDEFHPMVEASLKNNQIDYCLEVEDGDAGLMGNSNAVASALSNLVINAIQIAGKESQIDVFARAVGNELKISVQDSGPGVPAELQQKILEPFFTTRSQGTGLGLAVVQMVARAHKGRLELISEPGDGACFTVCLPLATQDSGDE; from the coding sequence ATGCCATCCAATGAAAACCTACCCACACTGGGCACCTTAGAAGAGCAAGTCACCCGCTATAAGCAGGTACTTGATGTGATGCCTGCTGGGGTGATTTTGCTGGATACTCAAGGGGTTATTTGCGAAGTCAATCCAGAGGCGCAGCGCTTATTGGAAGTGCCGCTACTCGGCCAGCGCTGGTTTGAAGTGATTCAAGCCGCATTCGCCCCTCAAGAAGATGATGGACATGAGATCTCATTGCGCAATGGCCGCAAGGTTCGCTTGGCTATCTCTGCATCGTCAACAGGGCAGTTAATTCTAGTCACCGACTTAACCGAAACTCGATTGCTCCAAGCCCGAGTTGGGGATTTGCAACGTCTCTCTTCTCTTGGGCGCATGGTCGCTTCACTTGCTCACCAAGTGCGTACACCTCTGTCGAGCGCTATGCTTTACGCTTCAAACTTATCTGCGCCTAACTTGGCTCAGCCGACAAGAGAGCGTTTTCAGACTAAGCTTATGGATAGGCTGCATGACTTGGAGAAGCAGGTAAATGATATGTTGTTGTTTGCCAAAGGGGGAGACAACAAAGTTATTAAGCCGTTTACCTGCCAACAACTGCTCGATGAGTTCCACCCTATGGTGGAGGCCTCTTTAAAGAATAACCAAATTGATTACTGTCTCGAAGTGGAAGATGGTGACGCTGGGCTCATGGGCAACTCTAATGCGGTTGCGTCTGCGCTGAGCAATTTGGTGATCAACGCCATTCAAATAGCGGGGAAAGAGAGCCAAATCGATGTATTTGCTCGTGCGGTTGGTAACGAGCTCAAAATTTCGGTACAAGATAGTGGTCCGGGAGTGCCTGCCGAGCTGCAACAAAAAATTCTCGAACCTTTCTTTACCACACGCTCTCAAGGTACAGGCCTTGGACTGGCGGTAGTACAAATGGTCGCTCGTGCACACAAAGGGCGACTTGAACTAATTTCAGAGCCCGGTGATGGCGCTTGCTTCACCGTATGCTTACCCCTTGCAACCCAAGATTCCGGAGATGAATAA